In Malus sylvestris chromosome 15, drMalSylv7.2, whole genome shotgun sequence, a single genomic region encodes these proteins:
- the LOC126601213 gene encoding uncharacterized protein LOC126601213, with protein MKASGFWVLPFVLATVLVFFLSVSSSRNGSLFPDSIFNHHADGPKMIVRNRKLKESGNAGNVNLDDYQPIDPSPSSKASIKPGPIEHGAPIIPYIPKPSPPARPNPGGTP; from the exons ATGAAGGCTTCTGGATTTTGGGTTTTGCCTTTTGTGCTCGCAACAGTTTTAGTCTTCTTCCTCAGTGTCTCTAGCAGCAGAAATGGCTCCTTATTTCCTG ATAGTATCTTCAACCACCATGCTGATGGACCAAAAATGATTGTTAGAAACAGAAAGCTCAAG GAGAGTGGTAATGCTGGCAATGTGAATCTGGATGACTATCAACCCATTGATCCTTCTCCGAGTTCGAAGGCTTCCATCAAACCTGGTCCAATCGAGCACGGCGCGCCTATAATCCCGTACATTCCAAAGCCTTCGCCTCCTGCTCGTCCCAATCCCGGCGGTACTCCTTAG
- the LOC126601219 gene encoding 40S ribosomal protein S29-like, giving the protein MGHSNVWNSHPKNYGPGSRTCRVCGNPHGLIRKYALMCCRQCFRSNAKEIGFIKYR; this is encoded by the exons ATGGGACACTCGAACGTATGGAACTCTCACCCCAAGAACTACGGCCCCGGTTCCCGCACTTG CCGAGTGTGTGGAAACCCTCATGGGTTGATCCGGAAGTATGCGCTGATGTGCTGCAGGCAGTGCTTCCGCAGCAATGCCAAGGAGATTGGCTTCATCAAG TACCGCTAA
- the LOC126601218 gene encoding 40S ribosomal protein S29-like: protein MGHSNVWNSHPKNYGPGSRTCRVCGNPHGLIRKYALMCCRQCFRSNAKEIGFIKDDRS, encoded by the exons ATGGGACACTCGAACGTATGGAACTCTCACCCCAAGAACTACGGCCCCGGTTCCCGCACTTG CCGAGTGTGTGGAAACCCTCATGGATTGATCCGGAAGTATGCGCTGATGTGCTGCAGGCAGTGCTTCCGCAGCAATGCCAAGGAGATTGGCTTCATCAAG GACGACCGAAGCTAA
- the LOC126601205 gene encoding casein kinase II subunit alpha-2-like isoform X1, protein MSRARVYADVNVQRPRDYWDYESHTLQWGESCCRITHARGPLGTFERKSTFGCLKALFCEQGDYEVVRKVGRGKYSEVFEGVNVTNNEKCVIKILKPVKKKKIKREIKILQNLCGGTNIVKLLDIVRDEHSKTPSLIFEYVNSIDFKVLYPTLTDYDIRYYIYELLKALDYCHSQGIMHRDVKPHNVMIDHELRKLRLIDWGLAEFYHPGKEYHVRVASRHYKGPELLVDLQDYDYSLDLWSLGCMFAGMIFRKEQFFYGRDNQDQLAKIAKVLGTDELNAYLNKYNLVLDPQLEALVGRHNKKPWSRFINAENQHLVSPEAIDFLDKLLRYDHQERLTAREAMDHAYFSQVRSAENSWIQTQ, encoded by the exons atGTCCAGGGCTCGCGTCTACGCGGACGTCAACGTTCAGCGCCCAAGAGATTACTGGGATTACGAATCTCACACTCTTCAATGGGG CGAAAGTTGTTGTAGAATTACTCATGCCAGGGGCCCGCTCGGGACATTTGAGCGCAAAAGCACTTTTGGTTGTCTGAAAGCGTTGTTTTG TGAACAAGGTGACTATGAGGTTGTTCGGAAGGTTGGAAGAGGAAAATACAGTGAGGTCTTTGAAGGTGTGAATGTCACCAACAATGAAAAATGTGTTATCAAGATCCTTAAACCCGTCAAGAAAAAGAAG ATTAAAAGGGAGATAAAGATACTGCAGAATCTTTGTGGTGGTACAAATATTGTGAAGCTGCTTGATATTGTTAGAGATGAACATTCAAAAACTCctagcttgatctttgaataTGTGAACAGTATAGATTTCAAAGTGTTGTACCCCACACTGACGGATTATGACATTCGCTACTATATATATGAACTTCTCAAG GCATTGGATTACTGCCATTCACAGGGCATAATGCATCGAGATGTCAAGCCTCACAATGTTATGATCGATCATGAGCTCCGAAAACTTCGCTTGATTGATTGGGGTCTCGCTGAATTCTACCATCCTGGCAAGGAGTACCATGTCCGGGTAGCTTCAAG GCACTATAAGGGGCCTGAACTCCTTGTGGATTTGCAAGATTATGACTATTCGTTAGACTTGTGGAGCCTTGGCTGTATGTTTGCAGGAATG ATCTTTCGCAAGGAACAATTCTTCTATGGTCGTGACAATCAGGACCAGCTAGCAAAAATTGCTAAG GTTCTTGGAACAGACGAATTAAATGcatatttgaataaatataaccTTGTGCTTGATCCTCAGCTCGAGGCTCTTGTTGGAAG GCACAATAAGAAGCCATGGTCAAGATTTATCAATGCAGAAAATCAGCATCTGGTTTCTCCAGAg GCCATTGATTTTCTAGATAAGCTTCTTCGATATGATCACCAGGAAAGGCTTACAGCAAGAGAAGCAATG GATCATGCATACTTCTCCCAAGTGAGAAGTGCAGAAAATAGCTGGATACAGACGCAGTAA
- the LOC126601205 gene encoding casein kinase II subunit alpha-2-like isoform X2, translating into MSRARVYADVNVQRPRDYWDYESHTLQWGITHARGPLGTFERKSTFGCLKALFCEQGDYEVVRKVGRGKYSEVFEGVNVTNNEKCVIKILKPVKKKKIKREIKILQNLCGGTNIVKLLDIVRDEHSKTPSLIFEYVNSIDFKVLYPTLTDYDIRYYIYELLKALDYCHSQGIMHRDVKPHNVMIDHELRKLRLIDWGLAEFYHPGKEYHVRVASRHYKGPELLVDLQDYDYSLDLWSLGCMFAGMIFRKEQFFYGRDNQDQLAKIAKVLGTDELNAYLNKYNLVLDPQLEALVGRHNKKPWSRFINAENQHLVSPEAIDFLDKLLRYDHQERLTAREAMDHAYFSQVRSAENSWIQTQ; encoded by the exons atGTCCAGGGCTCGCGTCTACGCGGACGTCAACGTTCAGCGCCCAAGAGATTACTGGGATTACGAATCTCACACTCTTCAATGGGG AATTACTCATGCCAGGGGCCCGCTCGGGACATTTGAGCGCAAAAGCACTTTTGGTTGTCTGAAAGCGTTGTTTTG TGAACAAGGTGACTATGAGGTTGTTCGGAAGGTTGGAAGAGGAAAATACAGTGAGGTCTTTGAAGGTGTGAATGTCACCAACAATGAAAAATGTGTTATCAAGATCCTTAAACCCGTCAAGAAAAAGAAG ATTAAAAGGGAGATAAAGATACTGCAGAATCTTTGTGGTGGTACAAATATTGTGAAGCTGCTTGATATTGTTAGAGATGAACATTCAAAAACTCctagcttgatctttgaataTGTGAACAGTATAGATTTCAAAGTGTTGTACCCCACACTGACGGATTATGACATTCGCTACTATATATATGAACTTCTCAAG GCATTGGATTACTGCCATTCACAGGGCATAATGCATCGAGATGTCAAGCCTCACAATGTTATGATCGATCATGAGCTCCGAAAACTTCGCTTGATTGATTGGGGTCTCGCTGAATTCTACCATCCTGGCAAGGAGTACCATGTCCGGGTAGCTTCAAG GCACTATAAGGGGCCTGAACTCCTTGTGGATTTGCAAGATTATGACTATTCGTTAGACTTGTGGAGCCTTGGCTGTATGTTTGCAGGAATG ATCTTTCGCAAGGAACAATTCTTCTATGGTCGTGACAATCAGGACCAGCTAGCAAAAATTGCTAAG GTTCTTGGAACAGACGAATTAAATGcatatttgaataaatataaccTTGTGCTTGATCCTCAGCTCGAGGCTCTTGTTGGAAG GCACAATAAGAAGCCATGGTCAAGATTTATCAATGCAGAAAATCAGCATCTGGTTTCTCCAGAg GCCATTGATTTTCTAGATAAGCTTCTTCGATATGATCACCAGGAAAGGCTTACAGCAAGAGAAGCAATG GATCATGCATACTTCTCCCAAGTGAGAAGTGCAGAAAATAGCTGGATACAGACGCAGTAA
- the LOC126601205 gene encoding casein kinase II subunit alpha-2-like isoform X3: MSRARVYADVNVQRPRDYWDYESHTLQWGEQGDYEVVRKVGRGKYSEVFEGVNVTNNEKCVIKILKPVKKKKIKREIKILQNLCGGTNIVKLLDIVRDEHSKTPSLIFEYVNSIDFKVLYPTLTDYDIRYYIYELLKALDYCHSQGIMHRDVKPHNVMIDHELRKLRLIDWGLAEFYHPGKEYHVRVASRHYKGPELLVDLQDYDYSLDLWSLGCMFAGMIFRKEQFFYGRDNQDQLAKIAKVLGTDELNAYLNKYNLVLDPQLEALVGRHNKKPWSRFINAENQHLVSPEAIDFLDKLLRYDHQERLTAREAMDHAYFSQVRSAENSWIQTQ, from the exons atGTCCAGGGCTCGCGTCTACGCGGACGTCAACGTTCAGCGCCCAAGAGATTACTGGGATTACGAATCTCACACTCTTCAATGGGG TGAACAAGGTGACTATGAGGTTGTTCGGAAGGTTGGAAGAGGAAAATACAGTGAGGTCTTTGAAGGTGTGAATGTCACCAACAATGAAAAATGTGTTATCAAGATCCTTAAACCCGTCAAGAAAAAGAAG ATTAAAAGGGAGATAAAGATACTGCAGAATCTTTGTGGTGGTACAAATATTGTGAAGCTGCTTGATATTGTTAGAGATGAACATTCAAAAACTCctagcttgatctttgaataTGTGAACAGTATAGATTTCAAAGTGTTGTACCCCACACTGACGGATTATGACATTCGCTACTATATATATGAACTTCTCAAG GCATTGGATTACTGCCATTCACAGGGCATAATGCATCGAGATGTCAAGCCTCACAATGTTATGATCGATCATGAGCTCCGAAAACTTCGCTTGATTGATTGGGGTCTCGCTGAATTCTACCATCCTGGCAAGGAGTACCATGTCCGGGTAGCTTCAAG GCACTATAAGGGGCCTGAACTCCTTGTGGATTTGCAAGATTATGACTATTCGTTAGACTTGTGGAGCCTTGGCTGTATGTTTGCAGGAATG ATCTTTCGCAAGGAACAATTCTTCTATGGTCGTGACAATCAGGACCAGCTAGCAAAAATTGCTAAG GTTCTTGGAACAGACGAATTAAATGcatatttgaataaatataaccTTGTGCTTGATCCTCAGCTCGAGGCTCTTGTTGGAAG GCACAATAAGAAGCCATGGTCAAGATTTATCAATGCAGAAAATCAGCATCTGGTTTCTCCAGAg GCCATTGATTTTCTAGATAAGCTTCTTCGATATGATCACCAGGAAAGGCTTACAGCAAGAGAAGCAATG GATCATGCATACTTCTCCCAAGTGAGAAGTGCAGAAAATAGCTGGATACAGACGCAGTAA
- the LOC126601216 gene encoding uncharacterized protein At2g23090-like: protein MGGGNGQKSKMARQRNMEKQKNAAKGSQLESNKKSMTIQCKVCMQVFICTTSEVKCREHAEAKHPKSDVYTCFPHLQK, encoded by the exons atGGGAGGAGGCAACGGCCAGAAGTCGAAGATGGCTCGCCAGAGGAACATGGAGAAGCAAAAAAATGCTGCCAAAG GCAGCCAGCTTGaatcaaacaagaaatcaatgaCAATTCAG TGCAAGGTGTGTATGCAAGTGTTTATTTGCACCACGAGCGAGGTGAAGTGCAGGGAGCATGCAGAAGCAAAACATCCCAAATCTGATGTGTACACATGTTTCCCTCATCTTCAAAAATGA
- the LOC126601209 gene encoding acyl-CoA-binding domain-containing protein 3-like, giving the protein MELVQDLFLTASLALILSFLVAKLVAMAVAGRESEPEFGDGGGEGVGAEEVSFEERRLKVEGAFRSQRSVEFVGQVNVLRFEGETVHRAEEIAEPLQDRREGRGLPEEVLEEESVEVRLPEKSSAAVGLPEKSSAAVGLPEKSSDGGDKLSVVKAMEFDRGSSDNSEVEEIGAKSAGNEVVAEQSEEVRVADSNEAKEKAHVAASEFKSGNFSDEDDWEGIEKSELDDEYAAAVRSEGHD; this is encoded by the coding sequence ATGGAGCTCGTCCAGGACCTGTTTCTGACGGCGTCGCTGGCTCTGATCCTCTCGTTCCTCGTCGCCAAGCTCGTCGCCATGGCGGTTGCTGGCCGGGAATCGGAGCCGGAATTCGGGGATGGCGGCGGTGAAGGAGTTGGTGCGGAGGAGGTCAGCTTCGAAGAGAGGAGGCTGAAAGTGGAAGGGGCTTTTCGCAGTCAGAGGAGCGTGGAGTTTGTCGGACAAGTGAATGTCCTTCGATTCGAAGGGGAAACGGTTCATCGGGCTGAGGAGATTGCAGAGCCACTGCAGGATCGTCGAGAAGGCCGCGGATTGCCGGAGGAGGTGTTGGAGGAAGAGTCGGTGGAGGTTAGATTGCCGGAGAAGTCGTCAGCGGCGGTTGGATTGCCGGAGAAGTCGTCAGCGGCGGTTGGATTGCCGGAGAAGTCGTCGGATGGCGGGGACAAGCTTTCGGTGGTGAAAGCGATGGAGTTTGATCGCGGAAGCTCGGATAACAGCGAAGTGGAAGAAATTGGCGCGAAATCAGCAGGAAACGAAGTCGTTGCCGAACAATCGGAGGAGGTTAGGGTTGCGGATTCCAATGAAGCTAAGGAGAAGGCACACGTGGCGGCCAGTGAGTTTAAATCGGGAAATTTCAGTGACGAGGATGATTGGGAAGGGATTGAGAAGAGTGAGCTGGATGATGAATATGCTGCGGCGGTGAGATCTGAGGGACACGATTGA
- the LOC126601212 gene encoding glycine-rich RNA-binding protein blt801-like has translation MARSNAVSWNLIFLATGFFSYVAVEATREGIQGRALIDKRLGLEHGIKNWHGEEATSSQGLKVDGYGGYGSGGGGGFGGDSGGGMGYGGNGGGFHNGGGFGNGSGGDGGTGAGTGPGYGGGVGGHDEKMNKVHGNIR, from the coding sequence ATGGCAAGGAGCAATGCAGTTTCATGGAACCTCATTTTCTTGGCTACGGGGTTTTTTAGTTATGTAGCTGTTGAAGCTACCAGAGAAGGGATTCAAGGGAGGGCTCTGATAGACAAGAGACTTGGTTTGGAACATGGGATAAAGAATTGGCACGGTGAGGAGGCTACTTCTTCTCAAGGGCTGAAAGTAGATGGTTACGGAGGTTATGGCTCTGGTGGTGGTGGGGGCTTTGGTGGTGATAGTGGCGGCGGCATGGGGTATGGTGGTAATGGTGGTGGATTTCATAATGGCGGAGGATTTGGTAATGGCAGTGGAGGAGATGGCGGAACTGGGGCAGGCACAGGCCCAGGTTATGGTGGTGGGGTGGGTGGTCATGATGAGAAGATGAACAAGGTCCATGGAAATATTCGGTGA